Proteins co-encoded in one Oceanispirochaeta sp. genomic window:
- a CDS encoding penicillin acylase family protein gives MMKWPFTIWRDSEGIPHIKAENINNLYQGLGYAHGIDRGMQILFMRLLGQGRVSEFLDSSEASLGVDKFFRKMNWQKGISQELNSLSPEKRNIIESYTRGINQALKKSFPWEFKVLGVPHDPWKGEDVFLLTRMTGYLTLSQSQGEVETLFLEMLQAGVSIEKLEALFPGILGGIDIELLKKVTIQDPVVNPSDLWSIGAPRLSASNSWVISGDMSASAAPLLSNDPHLEVNRLPNVWYEAVMETEERWAMGATMPGLPGILVGRTEDLSWGATYTFMDAEDSWIEQCRNGEFFREETGWLPFKVRKEIIKRKKKEDHTEFYYENDHGVLGGDPSGEEQYLKSTRWSGQDAGSESMDAVLGIWNARTVAEGMDCIGPAVISFNWIFADNKGGIGYQMSGKLPKRKNGTSGFVPLAGWKKENDWQGYVSYKDLPRQLNPDCGYIVTANNDLNHWGKSSPINMPMGDYRARRIESLLKGRKGLNNGDMIKIQNDLYSLEAEEFMALLKPLLPDSANGKILKNWDFTYGEESKAAFLFEIFLKKLYTMVFGKDGLGEAAERFLRNETGIYIDFFRNFNQVLLSEDSPWFNGLSREKIFRKAYEKADKVSAEAWGKTRGFTMSHIILGGQLPEFLGFDHGPLQLPGGRATVRQGQIYRSAGRITTFAPSLRIIADMKTQVLSSNLAGGASDRRFSPWYKNRIDGWIKNSSTLMTTEKDYRGKKRRF, from the coding sequence ATGATGAAATGGCCCTTTACCATCTGGAGGGATTCCGAAGGGATTCCCCATATCAAAGCCGAGAATATTAACAACCTTTACCAGGGATTGGGATACGCCCACGGAATAGACCGGGGAATGCAGATACTCTTTATGCGCCTTTTGGGGCAGGGCCGGGTCAGCGAATTCCTGGATTCGTCAGAAGCATCCCTGGGAGTTGATAAGTTTTTCCGCAAGATGAATTGGCAGAAAGGGATCTCTCAGGAATTGAATTCTCTCAGCCCTGAAAAACGGAATATCATCGAATCCTACACCCGGGGGATCAATCAGGCTCTGAAAAAGTCATTTCCCTGGGAGTTCAAAGTCCTGGGAGTACCTCATGACCCCTGGAAAGGGGAAGATGTATTCCTTCTGACCCGTATGACAGGTTATCTCACTCTGTCTCAATCCCAGGGAGAAGTGGAAACCCTCTTCCTGGAAATGCTGCAGGCTGGTGTATCAATTGAAAAACTGGAAGCCCTTTTTCCCGGCATTCTGGGGGGGATAGATATAGAACTCCTCAAAAAGGTGACAATTCAGGACCCCGTGGTGAATCCTTCAGACCTCTGGTCTATTGGCGCTCCCCGGCTCAGCGCTTCCAACAGCTGGGTCATTTCCGGAGACATGTCAGCATCAGCCGCGCCCCTTCTCTCCAATGACCCCCATCTGGAAGTGAACCGGCTTCCCAATGTCTGGTATGAAGCTGTCATGGAAACAGAGGAACGCTGGGCCATGGGGGCGACCATGCCGGGTCTGCCGGGAATCCTGGTAGGACGTACGGAAGATCTATCCTGGGGGGCCACCTACACCTTTATGGATGCGGAAGATTCCTGGATCGAACAGTGCCGGAATGGAGAGTTTTTCAGAGAAGAAACAGGCTGGCTGCCATTTAAAGTACGGAAAGAGATAATTAAGAGGAAGAAAAAAGAAGACCATACAGAATTTTATTATGAAAATGACCATGGAGTTCTGGGGGGAGATCCATCGGGAGAAGAACAGTATCTGAAGTCAACACGCTGGTCCGGGCAGGATGCGGGATCCGAGTCCATGGATGCAGTACTGGGAATCTGGAATGCCAGGACTGTGGCAGAAGGCATGGACTGCATCGGTCCGGCGGTGATCTCTTTCAACTGGATTTTCGCAGATAACAAGGGGGGCATCGGCTATCAGATGTCTGGAAAACTACCCAAACGGAAAAATGGAACCAGCGGATTTGTCCCCCTGGCAGGATGGAAAAAAGAAAATGACTGGCAGGGGTACGTTTCATACAAGGACCTGCCACGGCAGCTTAATCCTGACTGCGGTTATATTGTCACCGCCAACAATGACCTGAACCACTGGGGAAAAAGCAGTCCTATCAATATGCCCATGGGAGATTACAGAGCCCGACGGATTGAATCTCTACTGAAGGGCCGGAAAGGCCTGAACAACGGGGATATGATAAAGATTCAGAACGACCTCTACTCTCTGGAAGCCGAAGAGTTTATGGCCCTGCTGAAGCCTCTGCTACCCGACTCGGCGAATGGAAAGATTCTAAAAAATTGGGACTTTACCTATGGGGAAGAGTCAAAAGCAGCCTTCCTGTTTGAAATTTTCCTCAAGAAACTCTATACTATGGTGTTCGGGAAAGACGGATTGGGAGAGGCGGCAGAAAGGTTCCTCAGAAACGAAACAGGAATCTACATCGACTTCTTCAGGAATTTCAACCAGGTCCTTCTGTCTGAAGACAGTCCCTGGTTCAACGGCTTATCCAGAGAAAAGATTTTTAGGAAAGCTTATGAAAAAGCGGATAAAGTCTCAGCAGAAGCATGGGGGAAAACGAGAGGATTCACCATGAGTCATATCATCCTGGGAGGTCAGCTGCCTGAATTTTTAGGATTTGATCATGGTCCCCTGCAGCTCCCCGGCGGACGTGCTACGGTCAGACAGGGGCAGATCTACAGAAGTGCCGGCAGGATCACCACCTTTGCCCCCTCCCTGCGAATTATTGCCGACATGAAAACTCAGGTTTTAAGCAGTAATCTGGCAGGGGGAGCTTCTGACAGACGATTTTCTCCCTGGTATAAAAACAGGATAGACGGCTGGATAAAGAACAGCAGCACCCTTATGACAACAGAAAAAGATTACAGGGGAAAAAAGAGGAGATTCTGA
- a CDS encoding aldo/keto reductase produces the protein MNKRTLGKTGFKISEIGLGTWQLGGRWGEDYKEESAQGILESAIDKGISFIDTADAYNDGRSEESIGTFLKNQSQRVVVATKCGRKISPHNNEGYTPEVLTRFVEDSLKRMNLETLDLIQLHCPPQQVYYRPEIFETFDKLKKQGKILNLGVSVEKIEEASKALEFPNVTTIQIIFNMFRMRPLDWFFDLAAKRNVGIIVRVPLASGLLSGKFNRQSSFSAGDHRNFNREGQAFDKGETFSGVPYELGLDAVDRLKALFGQDVPLAQIALRWILMHPQVSCVIPGASSREQLESNAAASSLPPLTGPQMQGVRKIYDDLIRNQVHQLW, from the coding sequence ATGAACAAAAGAACACTAGGTAAAACAGGATTTAAAATTAGTGAGATAGGGCTGGGAACCTGGCAGCTGGGCGGCCGCTGGGGCGAGGATTACAAAGAGGAATCGGCTCAGGGCATTTTAGAATCGGCCATTGATAAGGGAATCAGTTTTATTGATACGGCAGATGCATACAACGATGGCAGAAGTGAAGAGTCAATCGGCACCTTTCTGAAGAACCAGTCCCAGAGGGTTGTTGTGGCTACCAAATGCGGCAGGAAGATCTCACCTCATAACAACGAAGGCTATACTCCTGAGGTCCTGACCCGCTTCGTGGAAGACTCCCTCAAGCGCATGAACCTGGAAACCCTGGACCTCATCCAGCTTCACTGCCCCCCCCAGCAGGTTTACTATCGCCCTGAAATATTTGAGACCTTTGACAAGCTCAAAAAGCAGGGAAAGATACTCAACCTGGGGGTCAGTGTGGAAAAGATTGAAGAAGCGTCCAAGGCTCTGGAATTCCCGAATGTAACAACCATTCAGATCATATTCAACATGTTCCGTATGCGCCCCCTGGATTGGTTCTTCGATCTGGCGGCCAAAAGGAACGTGGGCATTATTGTCCGTGTTCCCCTGGCAAGCGGACTCCTCTCGGGTAAGTTCAACCGCCAGTCCAGCTTTTCTGCCGGGGACCACAGGAACTTCAACCGTGAGGGCCAGGCCTTTGACAAGGGTGAGACATTTTCGGGTGTTCCCTATGAGCTGGGACTGGATGCTGTAGACAGGCTGAAGGCCCTTTTTGGTCAGGATGTCCCCCTGGCACAGATCGCCCTGCGCTGGATTCTGATGCATCCCCAGGTCAGCTGTGTCATACCTGGAGCGTCAAGCCGGGAGCAGCTGGAATCCAATGCAGCGGCATCATCCCTTCCGCCTCTGACCGGCCCCCAGATGCAGGGGGTACGGAAGATCTACGATGATCTTATTAGAAATCAAGTCCACCAACTCTGGTAG